The following are encoded together in the Glycine max cultivar Williams 82 chromosome 8, Glycine_max_v4.0, whole genome shotgun sequence genome:
- the LOC100790319 gene encoding transcription factor bHLH93: MELSQLGFLEELVAPRRDSWNALSTGFCELLSNGCCWSFDTFLENPTFGAFSAPRFDSPYSSEVSAAYPFAADGFTMPLSELDPGSDEPPPPPPLPPSLEDAEIGFHDNNNKKKNNFEETKVVCKVEEKDREIPLFKIGMCDDGERKPKSKKLEGQPSKNLMAERRRRKRLNDRLSMLRSIVPKISKMDRTSILGDTIDYMKELLERIGKLQEEEGTSQINLLGISREQLKPNEAIFDVERRDQDTRISICCATKPGLLLSTVNTLEAIGLEIQQCVVSSFNDFSVEASCSEVAEQRDCIHPEEIKQALFRNAGFGEKCL, from the exons ATGGAGCTTTCTCAACTTGGTTTCCTAGAAGAGTTGGTAGCTCCTAGAAGAGACTCATGGAATGCTTTGTCCACTGGATTCTGTGAGCTATTGTCTAATGGCTGTTGTTGGAGTTTTGACACTTTTCTTGAGAACCCAACATTTGGTGCATTTTCAGCTCCAAGATTTGACAGCCCTTACAGCAGTGAAGTATCAGCAGCATACCCTTTTGCTGCTGATGGGTTCACAATGCCATTGTCAGAGCTTGACCCTGGGAGTGATGAgccgccaccaccaccaccacttccACCATCATTGGAGGATGCAGAGATTGGCTTTcatgacaacaacaacaagaagaagaacaacTTTGAAGAAACCAAGGTTGTGTGCAAAGTTGAGGAGAAAGACAGAGAGATTCCACTCTTCAAGATTGGCATGTGTGATGATGGAGAGAGAAAACCCAAGTCCAAGAAGCTTGAAGGGCAGCCCTCAAAGAATCTCATGGCagaaaggaggagaagaaaGCGTCTCAATGATCGTCTTTCCATGCTTAGGTCAATAGTCCCCAAGATCAGCAAG ATGGATAGGACCTCTATTCTTGGGGATACCATagactacatgaaagagctttTGGAAAGGATTGGTAAGTTGCAAGAGGAAGAGGGTACAAGTCAGATAAATCTTTTGGGCATTTCAAGGGAACAACTCAAGCCTAATGAAGCAATA TTTGATGTTGAGAGGAGAGACCAGGACACCAGGATCAGCATCTGCTGTGCCACAAAGCCTGGATTGCTACTATCAACTGTGAATACCTTAGAAGCAATAGGCCTTGAGATTCAGCAATGTGTTGTAAGTAGCTTCAATGACTTTTCAGTGGAAGCATCTTGTTCTGAG GTAGCTGAACAGAGAGATTGCATTCATCCTGAAGAGATAAAACAAGCATTATTCAGAAATGCAGGCTTTGGTGAGAAATGTCTCTAG